One Yoonia sp. BS5-3 genomic window carries:
- the rnr gene encoding ribonuclease R, translated as MTRIPTKSEILQWISENPTKTAKRDIAKAFGIKGAARIDLKRLLKELQDDGKLAKRRSSYRDAEELPPVSVLEITGPDADGDLFARPLEWTGKGPEPRILMMLRSSDPALGVGDRILGRLTVDKTEAHSHTARMIRRIGANPQRILGVFRAGSEGGRVLPIDKGADKQWTVAAGATGGAKDGELVEAEQAGPKGRMGLPKARIVSRLGDPTQPRAVSLIAIHQHGIPDHFPDEVVAEADGAKPAGLKGRKDLRDMPLVTIDPWDARDHDDACYVETHDNGDFTIWVAIADVAHYVTPGSELDREARKRGNSTYFPDRVVPMLPDRLSGDLCSLHEGVERACLAVAMRIDANGHMISHRFHRGLMKSVASLNYEEVQEAMDGRVNDKTAPLMDDIIRPLYAAFGALCKARAQRQPLELDLPERQIVLDDHGQVSSVKFKERLNAHRLIEEFMVLANVAAAETLIAKKSPLLFRVHEEPSPEKLEALREVAVASGLVLAKGQVLKTAHLNKLLTGAADTENAELINMATLRSMTQAYYNPENFGHFGLALRAYAHFTSPIRRYADLIVHRALIAAHGWGNDGLSPWDTEHLAETAKQISDTERRSMTAERDTTDRYLAAFLSDRIGAELTGRISGIAKFGVFVKLDETGADAMIPIRSLGREYFHYDTESQTLMGADTGLVIGLGQRASVKLAEAAPVTGGLIVELVSLDDRIMPRGPAQGRGKPGRRKAGSARKKAAKTARKVKRRRK; from the coding sequence ATGACACGCATCCCCACCAAGTCTGAGATTCTGCAATGGATCTCTGAAAACCCCACCAAAACAGCCAAACGCGATATCGCCAAAGCCTTTGGAATCAAGGGCGCCGCTCGGATCGATCTGAAACGGCTTTTGAAAGAATTGCAGGACGACGGAAAATTAGCCAAGCGGCGCAGTTCTTACCGAGATGCCGAAGAATTACCGCCTGTTTCGGTGCTTGAGATTACCGGCCCTGATGCCGATGGCGATCTGTTTGCGCGCCCGCTTGAATGGACGGGCAAAGGGCCCGAGCCGCGGATTTTGATGATGCTTCGTAGCTCTGATCCGGCGCTGGGCGTGGGCGACCGCATCTTAGGGCGGCTGACCGTCGACAAAACCGAGGCCCATTCCCACACAGCCAGGATGATCCGGCGCATCGGCGCAAATCCGCAACGGATATTGGGGGTGTTTCGTGCGGGCTCGGAAGGTGGGCGGGTCTTGCCGATCGACAAGGGCGCTGACAAGCAGTGGACGGTTGCGGCAGGGGCTACCGGTGGGGCCAAAGATGGCGAATTGGTCGAAGCCGAACAGGCCGGACCAAAGGGGCGCATGGGGCTGCCCAAGGCGCGGATCGTTTCGCGGCTGGGCGATCCAACGCAGCCGCGCGCAGTGTCTTTGATTGCGATCCATCAGCATGGCATCCCCGATCATTTCCCAGACGAGGTTGTCGCCGAAGCAGACGGGGCCAAACCTGCCGGTTTGAAAGGGCGCAAGGATTTGCGGGACATGCCGCTGGTGACGATTGATCCGTGGGATGCGCGCGATCACGATGATGCCTGCTATGTGGAAACTCATGATAACGGGGATTTCACGATTTGGGTCGCCATTGCGGATGTGGCCCATTACGTCACGCCGGGGTCAGAGTTGGACCGCGAGGCGCGCAAGCGCGGTAATTCCACGTATTTCCCGGATCGGGTTGTGCCGATGCTGCCGGACCGGCTGTCCGGCGACTTGTGCTCTTTGCATGAAGGGGTCGAACGGGCCTGCCTTGCGGTGGCCATGCGGATTGATGCGAATGGTCACATGATCAGCCATCGTTTTCATCGGGGGCTGATGAAATCGGTCGCGTCCCTGAACTATGAAGAAGTGCAAGAGGCGATGGATGGCCGGGTCAATGACAAGACCGCACCGCTGATGGATGATATTATCCGGCCGCTTTACGCAGCCTTTGGGGCGCTCTGCAAGGCGCGGGCGCAGCGCCAGCCGCTGGAACTGGACCTGCCTGAACGGCAGATCGTGCTTGATGATCATGGCCAGGTCTCATCGGTCAAATTCAAGGAACGGCTGAACGCGCACCGGTTGATCGAAGAATTCATGGTGCTGGCCAATGTGGCCGCAGCTGAAACGCTGATCGCGAAAAAGTCGCCGCTGCTCTTTCGGGTACATGAAGAGCCAAGCCCCGAAAAGCTCGAAGCATTGCGGGAAGTGGCGGTTGCCTCAGGGCTGGTGCTGGCCAAAGGGCAGGTGCTGAAAACGGCGCATCTGAACAAATTGCTGACCGGGGCGGCGGATACGGAAAACGCTGAGCTGATCAATATGGCAACGCTGCGGTCGATGACGCAGGCCTACTACAACCCCGAAAACTTCGGCCATTTCGGGCTAGCGCTGCGGGCCTATGCGCATTTCACCTCGCCGATCCGGCGCTATGCGGACTTGATCGTGCACCGGGCACTGATTGCGGCGCATGGGTGGGGAAATGACGGGCTCAGCCCCTGGGACACCGAACATCTTGCCGAGACAGCCAAACAGATCAGCGATACCGAACGGCGCTCAATGACGGCAGAACGGGACACGACGGACCGCTATCTGGCGGCGTTCCTGTCCGACCGGATCGGGGCCGAGCTGACCGGGCGGATCAGCGGGATCGCCAAATTCGGGGTGTTCGTGAAACTTGATGAAACCGGTGCCGACGCGATGATCCCGATCCGCAGCCTAGGGCGGGAATATTTCCACTATGATACGGAAAGCCAAACGCTGATGGGGGCTGACACAGGGCTGGTCATCGGGTTGGGGCAGCGGGCCAGCGTGAAACTGGCCGAAGCGGCACCGGTAACGGGCGGACTGATTGTTGAACTGGTGTCGCTGGACGACCGGATCATGCCGCGCGGACCCGCACAAGGGCGGGGCAAACCGGGGCGGCGCAAGGCAGGATCAGCAAGGAAAAAGGCGGCCAAGACAGCGCGCAAGGTCAAGCGGCGGCGGAAATAG
- a CDS encoding YHYH protein: MTPTRIAILFSLLHPAALAAHENEISLTTQGDMTCIASNGVPDHEMGRFPNPANPNAFREQTLRFCFPTDPELSNTVTEGLMTVGVSVTGVPIRPYTAGYYDPNGRRNLGATPSDWRQQAMHDPRSLGMDAQNGHVDRSGLYHYHAVSSDLMADQEGSLLGYAPDGFEIRYSPSTAISSWQLRSGTRSSAPGGAYDGSFEEDFEYMAGSGTLDECNGGMVDGTYTYFATDSYPYFPRCFKGEVNPRFMTRR; this comes from the coding sequence ATGACCCCGACCCGTATCGCTATCCTTTTTTCACTTTTGCATCCTGCCGCGCTGGCAGCCCATGAAAACGAGATCAGTTTGACCACGCAAGGTGACATGACTTGTATCGCCTCAAACGGGGTGCCCGATCATGAGATGGGCCGCTTTCCGAACCCGGCCAACCCAAATGCCTTTCGCGAACAAACCCTGCGCTTTTGCTTTCCAACTGACCCGGAATTGTCCAACACCGTCACCGAAGGGCTGATGACCGTGGGTGTTTCAGTCACTGGTGTGCCCATACGGCCCTATACAGCCGGCTATTACGACCCAAATGGCCGCCGCAATCTTGGTGCGACCCCGAGCGATTGGCGCCAACAGGCCATGCATGATCCCCGCAGTCTGGGGATGGATGCGCAGAACGGGCATGTCGACCGGTCCGGTCTTTATCATTATCACGCGGTGTCATCTGATCTGATGGCCGACCAAGAGGGCTCATTGCTGGGTTACGCCCCTGACGGGTTCGAAATTCGTTATAGCCCCAGCACCGCGATCTCATCCTGGCAATTGCGCAGCGGCACCCGCAGCAGCGCGCCGGGCGGTGCCTATGATGGCAGCTTTGAGGAAGATTTCGAATACATGGCCGGTAGCGGCACGCTGGATGAATGTAATGGCGGGATGGTCGACGGGACCTATACCTATTTCGCCACCGACAGTTACCCCTATTTCCCGCGTTGCTTTAAAGGCGAGGTCAACCCCCGCTTTATGACACGCCGTTAA
- a CDS encoding SH3 domain-containing protein, with translation MLNRILSAIAACLALSACASQYSVVERTGPDELLKLRAGPGLGYRVILGLPDGTELNRQECVTELGQLWCEVSLVESPEVTGYVSADYITGI, from the coding sequence ATGCTCAACAGGATACTTTCAGCCATTGCCGCCTGCCTGGCGCTCAGCGCATGTGCCAGCCAATACAGTGTCGTCGAACGCACCGGCCCCGATGAGCTGCTGAAGCTGCGGGCAGGGCCGGGTCTTGGGTATCGGGTGATCCTTGGCTTGCCTGACGGGACCGAACTGAACCGCCAGGAGTGCGTGACCGAACTGGGCCAGCTTTGGTGCGAGGTCTCGCTTGTCGAATCCCCCGAAGTAACCGGTTATGTCTCGGCCGACTACATCACCGGCATTTAA
- a CDS encoding GNAT family N-acetyltransferase, with protein sequence MIAVVTDYAPCIALRREVFIEEQGISEPDEIDDLDDQAIHLLATVDGRPVGTARLLIEGEIGKIGRICVLPDRRGTGLGAALVRAGMDHLRQIPGVTQAKLGAQDHAIGFYAKLGFVPIGPFYDDAGIPHQDMIRAL encoded by the coding sequence ATGATCGCGGTTGTGACTGATTACGCGCCGTGTATCGCGCTCAGGCGCGAGGTGTTCATTGAGGAACAAGGCATCTCCGAGCCTGATGAGATCGATGATCTGGACGATCAGGCAATTCATCTTTTGGCGACGGTTGATGGGCGCCCCGTCGGCACCGCACGCCTATTGATTGAGGGCGAGATAGGGAAAATTGGCCGCATTTGTGTGCTGCCTGATCGGCGCGGCACCGGGCTTGGGGCGGCGCTGGTGCGTGCGGGGATGGATCATTTGCGGCAAATCCCGGGGGTGACGCAGGCAAAGCTTGGCGCGCAGGACCATGCGATTGGGTTCTATGCAAAGCTGGGCTTTGTACCTATCGGGCCTTTTTATGATGACGCGGGCATCCCGCATCAGGATATGATCAGAGCGTTGTGA
- the dapE gene encoding succinyl-diaminopimelate desuccinylase: MPIDPVALTADLVRCPSVTPAEGGALVLLERVLSEAGFTCTRVDRGGICNLYARWGRQGANRSFGFNGHTDVVPLGDETAWTMPPFGAEIKDGFLYGRGATDMKSGVAAFAAAAIDFVTETPPDGAVILAITGDEEADALHGTTALLDWMGAHNEAMSVCLVGEPTCPNVMGEAMKIGRRGSLTAFFTATGVQGHAAYPHRAKNPMPAMARLMDILSSRVLDEGTAHFDPSSLQVLTIDTGNPATNVIPAQTKATLNIRFNDTHSSAELIAWMQSETDKVAADFGVTFDMQVKVSGESFVTPPGPLSDLIGKAVTAETGRTPTLSTSGGTSDARFVKDHCPVVEFGLVGKTMHQVDERVAVDQIGQLKTIYKRILTDYFA, encoded by the coding sequence ATGCCCATTGATCCCGTTGCCCTGACCGCTGATCTGGTCCGTTGCCCCTCTGTCACTCCGGCCGAGGGTGGCGCTTTGGTTTTGCTGGAGCGTGTGCTGAGCGAGGCAGGCTTTACCTGTACCCGTGTGGACCGGGGCGGCATTTGCAATCTTTACGCACGTTGGGGACGGCAGGGGGCAAATCGCAGCTTTGGTTTCAACGGGCATACCGATGTCGTCCCCTTGGGGGATGAGACCGCCTGGACCATGCCGCCTTTTGGGGCCGAGATCAAAGATGGGTTTCTTTACGGACGCGGGGCCACGGACATGAAATCCGGTGTGGCCGCCTTTGCCGCCGCTGCCATTGATTTTGTGACGGAAACGCCACCTGATGGGGCCGTGATCCTGGCGATCACGGGTGATGAAGAGGCGGACGCACTGCACGGGACCACGGCGCTCTTGGATTGGATGGGCGCGCATAATGAGGCGATGTCAGTTTGCCTGGTGGGCGAGCCGACCTGCCCAAATGTGATGGGCGAGGCGATGAAAATCGGTCGGCGCGGCTCTTTGACGGCATTTTTCACGGCAACCGGTGTGCAGGGGCATGCCGCATACCCGCACCGGGCCAAAAACCCGATGCCTGCCATGGCGCGATTGATGGACATCCTGTCATCGCGGGTGCTTGATGAAGGCACAGCACATTTTGACCCGTCATCCTTGCAGGTGCTGACAATCGACACGGGAAACCCGGCGACCAATGTGATCCCCGCGCAAACCAAGGCGACGCTGAATATCCGGTTCAACGACACCCATTCAAGCGCGGAACTGATTGCATGGATGCAGTCCGAGACAGACAAAGTAGCCGCCGATTTCGGGGTGACGTTTGACATGCAGGTCAAAGTATCCGGCGAAAGCTTTGTGACCCCGCCCGGGCCCCTTTCTGATCTGATCGGCAAAGCTGTGACGGCTGAGACAGGGCGGACGCCCACGCTGTCGACGTCGGGGGGAACCTCAGATGCACGTTTCGTAAAAGATCACTGTCCGGTCGTCGAATTTGGATTGGTTGGCAAAACCATGCATCAGGTGGATGAACGGGTGGCGGTCGACCAGATCGGGCAGCTCAAGACGATCTATAAACGTATCCTGACGGATTATTTTGCATGA
- a CDS encoding isochorismatase family protein produces MTDVLLIIDVQNAILDGTASDNRVEAVTSYFDAVVGRLSILKENAASQGVQTIIVQNDGPAGHRLAVGTNGWEIVPRLAPTPKDIVVHKVSCDSFHETDLSEHLTRVGASRLVVGGCMTQFCVDTTVRRAVSSGFDVVLASDGHCTGDSGALTQSEIIAHHNNTLDGFDAGPCAVSVVPTAEISFRT; encoded by the coding sequence ATGACAGATGTTCTTCTTATTATTGATGTTCAAAATGCCATCCTCGACGGTACGGCAAGCGATAACCGCGTCGAAGCCGTCACGTCGTATTTCGACGCAGTTGTTGGGAGGCTTTCCATTCTAAAGGAAAATGCCGCGTCGCAAGGCGTTCAGACAATCATTGTTCAAAATGATGGTCCAGCAGGGCATCGACTGGCAGTAGGCACCAACGGTTGGGAAATCGTACCTCGACTTGCTCCGACCCCAAAAGACATTGTTGTCCATAAGGTGAGCTGCGACTCGTTCCATGAAACGGATCTTTCGGAACATCTCACGCGGGTTGGGGCATCTCGTCTCGTCGTCGGTGGGTGCATGACGCAGTTTTGCGTCGATACAACTGTTAGACGCGCAGTGTCCTCTGGATTTGATGTTGTGCTTGCTTCTGATGGTCACTGTACTGGGGATTCCGGAGCCTTAACCCAATCCGAGATAATCGCTCATCACAACAACACTTTAGATGGATTTGATGCTGGGCCATGCGCTGTTTCGGTCGTGCCGACGGCTGAAATCTCTTTCAGGACTTAG
- a CDS encoding GNAT family N-acetyltransferase, which yields MTVNTSLIDVIEKPPSVEEYLKLRREGGLSAFSIEAAEIGLKGTLFAVTLRCEHEAIGMGRIVGDGGCFVQIVDIAVAPRFRSKGLGKLVMTSLMNWAKKELPETTFLSLLADVPANKLYEKFGFTETAPASLGMSCRIAKS from the coding sequence ATGACCGTCAACACGAGCTTGATTGATGTCATTGAAAAACCGCCATCAGTTGAGGAATATCTAAAGCTTCGCAGAGAGGGCGGGCTAAGTGCGTTTTCCATTGAGGCAGCGGAAATCGGTCTTAAAGGCACACTATTTGCGGTGACACTTCGTTGCGAACACGAGGCCATCGGAATGGGACGGATCGTCGGAGACGGTGGCTGTTTTGTGCAGATTGTTGATATTGCCGTTGCCCCTCGTTTTCGAAGTAAGGGTCTTGGAAAGCTGGTGATGACATCACTGATGAATTGGGCAAAAAAAGAGTTGCCGGAAACGACCTTTCTAAGCCTTCTTGCGGATGTTCCTGCGAACAAACTTTATGAAAAATTTGGCTTCACAGAAACTGCGCCTGCGTCACTTGGGATGTCGTGCCGGATTGCTAAGTCCTGA
- the dapD gene encoding 2,3,4,5-tetrahydropyridine-2,6-dicarboxylate N-succinyltransferase yields MSNAQLETAIEAAWEARDQITPATTGETREAIEDTLGALDSGSLRVAEKQADGSWHVNQWAKKAVLLGFRIKDMEQQDGGPQGSGWWDKVDSKFKGWGDNQWKAAGFRAVPNAVVRKSAFIAPGVVLMPSFVNLGAYVDEGTMVDTWATVGSCAQIGKNVHLSGGVGIGGVLEPMQAGPTIIEDNCFIGARSEVVEGCIVREGSVLGMGVFIGQSTKIVDRDTGEVMYGEVPPYSVVVAGSMPSKNNVNLYCAVIVKRVDEKTRSKTGINELLRD; encoded by the coding sequence ATGTCTAACGCCCAACTGGAAACCGCTATTGAGGCCGCATGGGAGGCCCGTGATCAGATCACCCCCGCCACCACAGGCGAAACCCGCGAAGCTATTGAGGATACGCTGGGTGCCCTCGACAGCGGCAGCCTGCGCGTGGCCGAAAAACAAGCGGACGGCAGCTGGCATGTGAACCAATGGGCCAAGAAGGCCGTGCTGCTGGGGTTCCGGATCAAGGATATGGAACAGCAAGACGGCGGCCCGCAGGGCAGCGGCTGGTGGGACAAGGTCGACAGCAAGTTCAAAGGCTGGGGCGACAATCAATGGAAGGCCGCTGGTTTCCGTGCGGTCCCCAACGCGGTCGTGCGCAAATCCGCCTTTATCGCCCCCGGTGTGGTCCTGATGCCCTCTTTCGTGAACCTGGGCGCTTATGTGGACGAAGGCACCATGGTTGACACCTGGGCCACCGTGGGCAGCTGCGCGCAGATCGGCAAGAACGTGCATCTGTCTGGCGGCGTCGGCATCGGCGGCGTGCTGGAGCCTATGCAGGCTGGCCCAACCATCATCGAAGACAATTGCTTTATCGGCGCCCGCTCTGAGGTGGTCGAGGGCTGCATCGTCCGCGAAGGGTCCGTACTGGGGATGGGCGTGTTCATCGGCCAGTCGACCAAGATCGTGGACCGGGACACTGGCGAGGTCATGTACGGCGAAGTGCCGCCCTATTCGGTGGTTGTGGCGGGCTCCATGCCCTCAAAAAACAACGTGAACCTCTATTGTGCCGTGATCGTGAAACGGGTCGACGAAAAGACCCGGTCCAAGACCGGCATCAACGAATTGCTGCGGGACTAG
- a CDS encoding RNA methyltransferase: MAANSVKESSISWTKAAALKDARQVRNKLSFRNQRGQFFIEGVRNFVRAHDNRFVIDCVIYSEKLLINPLARKLVRRRKRDGIPTFSVSPEAFRKLSTAKRASGVCALLRQRWTRFEDLPPKQQMCWTVLERVQSEGNFGTLIRSSSAAGAAGFILVGDHVDPYAPAVIRSSMGAVFQQAFIRTDWDTLRHWVAQTGNPVIGATPDAETGLYEFACPTGTPLLMFGEERHGLSHQQTALCTNLVSIPMCEGTDSLNLGVAGSLLLYEVRRQRYNAKAI, from the coding sequence ATGGCAGCTAATAGCGTAAAGGAAAGCAGCATTTCCTGGACTAAAGCTGCAGCGCTGAAAGATGCACGACAGGTGCGAAATAAACTCAGTTTCAGAAATCAACGCGGACAGTTCTTTATCGAGGGTGTGCGCAATTTTGTGCGGGCCCATGACAATCGGTTTGTCATTGACTGCGTGATCTACAGTGAGAAACTGCTCATAAATCCATTGGCGCGTAAGCTGGTCCGACGCCGCAAACGCGATGGTATTCCTACATTTAGCGTCTCGCCCGAAGCTTTCCGCAAACTCTCGACGGCCAAACGTGCTTCGGGCGTGTGCGCGCTGCTCCGGCAAAGATGGACAAGGTTCGAAGACTTGCCGCCCAAGCAGCAAATGTGCTGGACGGTGCTTGAACGGGTGCAATCGGAAGGTAATTTTGGCACGCTGATACGGTCTTCAAGTGCGGCTGGTGCCGCGGGCTTTATCCTTGTGGGTGACCATGTGGACCCCTATGCGCCTGCAGTGATCCGGTCCTCGATGGGCGCGGTCTTTCAACAGGCCTTCATCAGAACAGATTGGGACACACTGCGCCATTGGGTTGCGCAGACGGGCAATCCAGTCATCGGGGCGACGCCAGACGCGGAAACGGGATTGTACGAATTCGCCTGCCCAACCGGGACGCCCTTGCTGATGTTCGGCGAAGAGCGACACGGTCTAAGTCATCAGCAAACGGCATTATGTACCAACCTTGTAAGCATTCCCATGTGCGAAGGGACGGATTCCCTCAACCTTGGTGTCGCCGGTAGCTTGCTTTTGTATGAAGTGCGCAGGCAGCGTTACAACGCTAAGGCAATCTGA
- a CDS encoding thioredoxin family protein, translating to MLINTPICDFGRPAPDFTLATPDGQTHSRDSLMGEKGLLIAFICNHCPYVIAIIDRLATDLQALEAQGIGTACIMSNDWQSYPADSPKNMTRFAQAHGLTAPYLVDADQSVARAYDAVCTPDFFGFDAKGGLQYRGRIDDAGMKDPAARKPELLEVMTAVATSGKGPKVQHPSMGCSLKWR from the coding sequence ATGTTAATCAATACGCCGATCTGCGATTTTGGAAGGCCCGCCCCGGATTTCACTTTGGCGACCCCGGATGGGCAGACCCATTCGCGCGATAGCCTGATGGGCGAAAAGGGGCTCTTGATTGCCTTCATCTGCAATCATTGCCCCTATGTGATCGCGATCATTGACCGGCTGGCGACTGACCTGCAGGCCCTTGAGGCCCAGGGGATCGGCACCGCCTGCATCATGAGCAATGATTGGCAAAGCTACCCCGCCGATAGCCCAAAGAATATGACCCGCTTTGCCCAGGCGCATGGGCTGACCGCCCCCTATCTGGTGGACGCCGACCAATCCGTCGCCCGCGCCTATGATGCGGTCTGCACCCCCGATTTCTTTGGCTTTGATGCCAAGGGTGGGTTGCAATACCGGGGCCGAATCGATGATGCCGGGATGAAAGACCCGGCGGCGCGCAAACCAGAATTGCTTGAAGTGATGACGGCGGTTGCGACCTCCGGGAAGGGCCCCAAGGTGCAACATCCGTCCATGGGCTGTTCGTTGAAGTGGCGATAG
- a CDS encoding TIGR00730 family Rossman fold protein: MQENRHHPLRDSQQDREDVKNIPDTPQTRAPSYALAFADEDFLCREELRPVRLQLELLKPEMLMNEAGVNSTIVLFGGARIPEPAKKDQARTQTLADLSKYYEEARRFAEMMTAKSLKTGGTDDVIVTGGGPGVMEAGNRGAEDAGGRSIGLNIVLPHEQAPNAYVTPELCFNFHYFAIRKMHFLMRASAVCVFPGGFGTLDELFEALTLIQTGRMAQVPFLLFGKSFWEKIINWDALADAGTISADDLKLFRFVETAEEAVEALESWQDKGVKRGAIPGR; the protein is encoded by the coding sequence ATGCAAGAAAACCGGCACCACCCGCTTCGTGACAGTCAACAGGACCGCGAAGATGTCAAAAATATCCCCGACACTCCGCAAACCCGCGCCCCGTCCTATGCGCTGGCCTTTGCTGATGAGGATTTTCTATGCCGCGAAGAGCTGCGGCCGGTGCGGTTGCAACTGGAATTGCTCAAACCCGAAATGCTGATGAATGAGGCCGGGGTAAATTCTACCATCGTCCTTTTTGGCGGCGCCCGTATCCCTGAGCCTGCCAAGAAAGACCAGGCCCGAACCCAGACGCTGGCTGATCTGAGCAAATATTACGAAGAGGCCCGACGCTTTGCCGAGATGATGACGGCCAAATCGCTGAAAACCGGCGGCACCGATGATGTCATCGTTACTGGCGGCGGGCCGGGCGTTATGGAGGCTGGCAATCGCGGCGCTGAGGATGCAGGCGGGCGGTCCATCGGGCTGAATATCGTCTTGCCACATGAGCAAGCCCCGAACGCTTATGTCACCCCCGAGCTTTGCTTTAACTTCCATTATTTCGCGATCCGAAAGATGCATTTTTTGATGCGCGCCTCAGCCGTTTGTGTGTTTCCCGGCGGTTTTGGAACGCTGGATGAGCTTTTCGAAGCGCTTACCCTGATCCAGACGGGCCGCATGGCCCAAGTGCCATTCTTGCTATTTGGCAAATCCTTTTGGGAAAAGATCATCAACTGGGATGCCTTGGCCGATGCGGGCACGATCTCGGCCGATGACCTGAAACTGTTCCGCTTTGTGGAAACGGCCGAAGAAGCGGTTGAAGCGCTGGAAAGTTGGCAGGACAAGGGCGTCAAACGCGGGGCAATCCCGGGGCGTTAG
- a CDS encoding sugar phosphate nucleotidyltransferase — translation MKTGVILAGGKSERFGGVNALPKPAVQIGETPMVLHAAGALVRAGCRHVIVLTGANHDRLQQALGLSDNEGMLTVGDGATVPFTLRFSGEATGTGGRLLYVSAEEFAPGVLISYTDVFSDFDPATLSDLQVQKGVTLVMLAVNPRQPWGELEFDGDRVSGFREKPVLRGTWINGGIFAAGPELQDAIHAPSDSLEQ, via the coding sequence ATGAAAACAGGTGTCATTCTCGCAGGTGGCAAAAGCGAACGCTTTGGCGGCGTGAATGCGTTGCCCAAACCTGCCGTGCAGATCGGGGAGACGCCGATGGTTTTGCATGCGGCGGGCGCGCTTGTAAGGGCCGGATGCCGGCACGTCATTGTCTTGACAGGGGCCAATCATGATCGCCTGCAACAGGCGCTGGGGCTCAGCGACAATGAAGGCATGCTGACCGTTGGGGATGGGGCAACAGTACCATTCACCCTGCGATTTTCTGGCGAGGCGACCGGTACGGGTGGACGGCTGCTTTATGTCAGCGCCGAAGAATTCGCGCCAGGTGTGCTGATCTCTTATACCGACGTATTTTCAGATTTTGATCCTGCAACCTTGTCTGATTTGCAGGTGCAAAAGGGCGTGACCCTGGTAATGCTGGCGGTCAATCCGCGCCAGCCCTGGGGCGAGCTTGAATTTGATGGTGACAGGGTCTCTGGCTTCCGCGAAAAACCTGTTTTACGGGGGACGTGGATCAATGGCGGTATCTTTGCTGCCGGGCCCGAGCTGCAAGACGCCATCCACGCCCCATCAGATAGCCTTGAGCAGTAA
- a CDS encoding glycosyltransferase family 2 protein gives MSVIVSLTTIPPRFSHIGSTLDGLLRQTAKLDEIRLYIPRKYRRFPDYDGNLPEVPAGVRIVRCDDDFGPASKVLHAVDDLHGSDCKLIYCDDDRRYQPDYFEQMIPESDKRDGTCIAVATRDISEICATQGEQPGPRARPYRKDLYYRLRRIGQICSKPFGGGRQRPSWPRNSDAGFADIARGVGAVLVRPDFFDAAAYDISDVLWSVDDVWLSGQLARLNIPIWGLSDINMPPPAAGEDVANLLDA, from the coding sequence ATGAGCGTTATAGTCTCTCTTACGACGATACCGCCTCGGTTTTCGCATATCGGTTCAACGCTTGACGGTTTATTGCGTCAAACGGCAAAGTTGGACGAGATCCGCCTCTACATTCCGCGCAAATATCGCCGGTTCCCCGACTATGACGGCAACTTGCCCGAGGTGCCTGCCGGGGTTCGCATTGTGCGATGTGACGATGATTTTGGTCCTGCAAGCAAGGTATTGCATGCGGTAGATGATTTACATGGGTCTGACTGTAAGCTGATCTATTGCGACGATGATCGGCGATATCAGCCCGATTATTTCGAACAGATGATCCCCGAAAGTGACAAACGGGACGGTACTTGTATCGCCGTGGCAACACGCGACATTAGTGAAATATGTGCGACGCAGGGCGAACAGCCTGGACCGCGTGCGCGGCCATATCGAAAAGACCTTTATTACCGGCTAAGAAGGATCGGGCAGATTTGCAGCAAGCCATTTGGCGGCGGTCGGCAACGTCCTTCGTGGCCACGGAATTCGGATGCTGGTTTTGCCGATATCGCGCGCGGCGTCGGCGCGGTGTTGGTCAGACCTGACTTTTTCGACGCGGCGGCCTATGACATTTCAGATGTACTTTGGAGCGTTGATGATGTCTGGCTTTCTGGGCAGCTCGCACGGCTAAACATTCCGATTTGGGGGCTATCAGATATCAACATGCCGCCCCCAGCGGCTGGCGAGGATGTCGCAAACCTGCTCGATGCGTGA